Within Sorangiineae bacterium MSr11367, the genomic segment TCTTTGGGCTCGTCGTAGACCCACTCCATCTTGCCCGGCTTCGCGAAGGTCACCTTGCCGCGCGAGTTCTTGCGCTGGTTGTAGGCCTTCACGAAGAATTCCTGGGTGAAGCCCGCCTTGAACGAGGTCGTCTTCTCGTAGAAGGCTTGCACCTTGGTGACGGCTTGATCCACCGGCGGCGTCGCCGCTGCGGCGGCGGCGGGCTGCGCGTGGCTTGCCGACGGAACGACGGCGAGCGAAGCCAGTGCGAGAACGGAAACGAGCGTGGCGGGGGCGAATGAACGAAGGTGACGCATCCTAAAACGAGCTCCCATTGAGCGATTGGACGGCCGCGTGGCGCAGCGGATTCATTTCACGGCCTTCAGGTGGGCATTGGCCAGGGCGTTTTGCAAGTGCGTAACGGCGAGCGCAAGCGCGTCCGCGGCGTCGCTTGCGGGCGCGGCCGGAAGCCCGAGGAATGCACGGACCATCTGGGCCACCTGGGCCTTGTCCGCCGCCCCGCGGCCAGTCAGCGTGCGCTTCACCCGGGCGGGCGCGTACTCGGCCAGCTCGAGCCCTGCGCGCGCGCAGACCAGCATCGCGACGCCGCGCGCGTGGCCCAGCTTCGCAGCGGCCTGGGCATCTTTGTGAAAGAACAGCGTCTCGATGCTTGCACACTGCACGCGATGGGCGCCGACCACCTCGTTCAACTCGCGCTCGATCACGACGAGGCGATCGGGCAGTGGCATCGAGTCGCCCGGGGCAATCACACCGTGCGCAACATGCACGAGCCGCGAACCATTCCGGGTGACGACGCCCCATCCGAGCCGCCGCGTCCCCGGATCGATGCCGAGGACGCTTTGCAGCGCCGGCAGGCGACTGCACCCTGCCGGTGTACTCATTTTCACGCTTCGTTGGCGATGCGGGCCAGCTCTTCGTCGGAGACGTCGAAGTCCGCGTAGACGTTCTGCACGTCGTCGTGGTCGTCGAGTGCCTCGGCCAGGTTGAGCGCCACCTCGGCATCGCGGCCGGAGATGGGCTTCTTCGTCTTGGGCAAGTACGACAGCTGCGAGCCTTTGACGGTGATCTTGGCTTTCTCCACGGAGTCGACCACACCGTGCAGCGCCTCGGGCGGCGTGGTCACGTGCCACTCTTCGCCCTGATCGGAGTAATCCTCGGCGCCTGCGCCGACGGCGACCTCCATCAATTGATCCTCGTTGGCGTCGGGCTTGGCGATCTGGATCACGCCTTTGCGCTCGAACGCCCACCCGGCCGTGCCGCCGCCACCCAGAACGCCGTTGTTCTTCTCGAAGATCTTGCGGATCTCGGCGACGGTGCGATTGCGGTTGTCGGTCATGCCCTCGACGAGGAACAGCGTGCCGCCAGGGCCCGTTCCTTCGTAAAGAACCTCTTCGTAGGCCGCGCCCTCGATCTCGCCGGTGCCGCGTTTGACGGCGCGGCTGATCGTGTCGTTCGGCATCGACTGCCCTTTGGCGTCGGAAATCGCTTTTCGCAGGCGGGGGTTGCCGCCCGGATCGCCGCCACCCATGCGGGCTGCGACGGTTAGCTCTTTAATGAGCTTGGTGAAAAGCTTCCCGCGCTTGGCGTCGAGTGCGCCCTTCTTGTGCTTGATGGTGGCCCACTTGGAATGGCCGCTCATGATGTCCTCTTTCTGATCGCCGCCCTGAGCCGCCGCCTGGACGGGTAGGGAACACACACCCTACAGGACCAAGGCGCTACGGCGCAATCCGGGTGCTGGCCAGAAACGCGTCGTCCGTGCGGTGCGCGTTCGCAACGAAGGCCCCGTATTGGCCTTTGGAAATGGTCGAGGTCGCGATGGAAAGGACGAAATCGTCTTCCAGGGCGGTTCCTTCCACCGAAACCCGACGCTGCGCGTCGAGGGGGCCCGTTTTCAGCTCGAACGGAGCCGGTTTCACCAGCACCTTCGCGCTTTTGGGCAATTCGATGCGCCAATGCGCGTGGTACTGCATCGCCCGATTGATCGCCAGTGCATCCTCCCGTGCACCCACGCTGGCATAAGCCGAACCGAGGGTCGTCACGAAGGCACGCGGGAACACCACGTGGATCGGGGCCACGCCGGGAAGCACCCACGAGCGCTTGGCGCCCTCCACCTGCGCGTAGCCACCGACGCGGATGTCCGCGCGCAGCGATACCTGCCAGCTTCCCTCCGTCGACGACAGTGCGACATCGTCGACGCTCGCAAACGGCACCCACGCGAGGACGACGTTGCGCAGCGCGCGCTGGCGTTCCACGCCGACGACCCGCACCAGCGCCTCCGCGATGTCCTGCGCCGCGCGCCCGCGCAGGGTCGCGCGGAAAGTGCCCTTGGCGTCGCCCCTGTCGTCGAGCACGAGGCGCACGTCGACCTCGTCGCGTTCACTCTCGGCCGAAGCCGCACCCTGGCCCGCGGAGGTCGCGGAGATGGCCACCATTTTTCCGTCTTGGTCGAGCATCATGCGCCCGCGCAGCTCCGGCGAGATGCGCCCGGCGGGGAGGGGCGGGCCGGGAACGTCGGCATCGATCCACACGTCCTCGAAGGCGCCCATTCCATCGGGCACGCGGGCCACGGCCAGCGGATGCAGGAAGCGCCCGAACTCGGGCGGGAAATTCGGGTCGGCGCTGTAGGGCTCTTCCTCGGCGATGGCGATGCGGGCCGGGACACCCAGCTCGCGCAGCGCGCGCACGATGAGCCACGTGCGGCTTCCCTCGTGCTCCGTGAGGATGGTGCGGGCGGTGTTCTGCTGGGGACCTTGCGTGCCGCCCACCCCGAAGTCACTGAGCACGCCCTGCGAGGCTTCGCGCACCGTCGTGCCCGCAGCCTCCACCACCGCGGTCACGAGCTCGCGCGACGCAGTCTTGCCTTTGGAGGCCTCGCGCGCCCAGGCGGTGACCTCGGGATCGTGCTCGTCGAACGAGGCGAGCGTCTCGCGCAGGGCGCGGGCAACCTCACCCCACGACGTCGTGGAGAGGCTCACGGCGACGTTGCGGTCCATCTTCGGCGTGCCGTCTTCCTGGCGGCGTCCGGCGCGGTCCTTGAGCGACCACCGCAGCGTCTTGCGATCGCCTTCGGCGGTCTGCGCGGCCTTGCCCAGGAGGGGGTGGCTCCACATCGCGACCTTCAGCGCCTTGGGCAGGCGGATCTCGATGGATGCGTTCGCGATGGCCGTGCGCTCGGGCAGAAGGTCCGGTGTGTCGATGCCGATGTCGCCGGTCTCGCTGGGGAGCGCCCAGCCCTCGTAGATGGCCTCCACCGTGTCGCCTTGCTCGAGCTGCGCGAGATCGGCGTGGGACTGCGCGGCGTTGGGGGTGGCGTCCGGCTCGAGGATGCGTCCGTCCTTCTTGAAAATGCGCCGCCGGAGCACGCGGCCCGACGTCTTGCCCGAAATGGCCGCGGGGGCGGCTTGCGCGTTGGACTCCACGTCGGTGGTGCCGCTCACGCGCCGCACGTCGAGCATGCGGTAGTGCAACAGGCCGCGTGGATCGATGTCGTAGCGCTCGTCGTGGGCCAACACGACGGTGGCCGCGTGGGCCATGATGGGCTGCGCGCGGTCGGTGGCCACGGCGCGTTCGGCCACGCCGGCGAAGGGCGCGAAGGGATCCTCTCCGGCCGCGAGCAAGAGCGGCGCGACACCGAAGGGGGCATCGCGTGCGTCCGGCGCGAGCGCCAGGAGATCGCGCACCAGCTTCTTGTCCAGCGCGACGCTCGGAATGGGCCACGAGCCCGTGCGCCACGAGTTCTCCAGCGCGCGTGTGCTGGTCAGCCCGTGCAGGGTGCGCTCGCCGGGCAGCATGGCCTCGTACGCGGATTGTGCTGCGCCGCGGTCGCCGGCGATGAGGGCATCGCGCAGGGAGAGCGTGAGGTAGACGTCCGGCGCGCCGAAAAGCCGGCGCAGTCGCTCCAACTCCACCGCGGCACCCTTCGCGTCGCCGGTGGCGCGCAGGGCGTCGTAGCACATGAGGCCCGCGCGATCGTTCGGCGGGGCCTCGCCGCACGCGAAGCGAACGCGCTCCAC encodes:
- the ruvC gene encoding crossover junction endodeoxyribonuclease RuvC; amino-acid sequence: MSTPAGCSRLPALQSVLGIDPGTRRLGWGVVTRNGSRLVHVAHGVIAPGDSMPLPDRLVVIERELNEVVGAHRVQCASIETLFFHKDAQAAAKLGHARGVAMLVCARAGLELAEYAPARVKRTLTGRGAADKAQVAQMVRAFLGLPAAPASDAADALALAVTHLQNALANAHLKAVK
- a CDS encoding YebC/PmpR family DNA-binding transcriptional regulator encodes the protein MSGHSKWATIKHKKGALDAKRGKLFTKLIKELTVAARMGGGDPGGNPRLRKAISDAKGQSMPNDTISRAVKRGTGEIEGAAYEEVLYEGTGPGGTLFLVEGMTDNRNRTVAEIRKIFEKNNGVLGGGGTAGWAFERKGVIQIAKPDANEDQLMEVAVGAGAEDYSDQGEEWHVTTPPEALHGVVDSVEKAKITVKGSQLSYLPKTKKPISGRDAEVALNLAEALDDHDDVQNVYADFDVSDEELARIANEA